In one Deltaproteobacteria bacterium genomic region, the following are encoded:
- a CDS encoding NUDIX hydrolase, producing MTALPASAAAPVVAVDVAVFTVLDGALHVLLVKLRHGPFAGRWALPGGRVRVDESLDAAAGRELAAQTGIRDIYLEQLYTFGSPGRDPAGRVVSVAYVALIAHGGRFPPRPAGEKYAAAAWRPVRGLPPLAYDHAAVVATAAGRLRAKLEYTNLVYTLLPRQFTLGELQEMYETILGKALDRRNFRKRILALRLLRPVGRVRRGPHRPAALYAFRHRRPMIL from the coding sequence ATGACCGCGCTGCCGGCGTCGGCCGCCGCGCCGGTCGTCGCGGTCGATGTCGCGGTCTTCACGGTCCTCGACGGCGCGCTCCACGTGCTCCTCGTCAAGCTCCGCCACGGCCCCTTCGCGGGCCGCTGGGCTCTGCCCGGCGGGCGCGTCCGGGTGGACGAGTCGCTCGACGCCGCGGCCGGCCGTGAGCTCGCGGCCCAGACCGGCATCCGCGACATCTATCTCGAGCAGCTCTATACCTTCGGAAGCCCCGGGCGGGATCCCGCCGGACGCGTCGTGTCGGTGGCCTACGTGGCGCTCATCGCGCACGGCGGCCGCTTCCCGCCGCGGCCGGCGGGCGAGAAGTACGCGGCGGCTGCCTGGCGGCCGGTCCGCGGGCTGCCGCCGCTCGCCTACGACCATGCCGCCGTCGTCGCCACGGCGGCCGGCCGGCTGCGCGCCAAGCTCGAGTACACCAACCTGGTCTACACGCTCCTGCCGCGCCAGTTCACGCTGGGCGAGCTGCAGGAGATGTACGAGACGATCCTCGGGAAGGCGCTGGACCGCCGGAACTTCCGGAAGAGGATCCTCGCGCTCCGACTCCTGCGTCCCGTGGGCCGCGTCCGGCGGGGGCCGCACCGCCCGGCGGCGCTGTATGCGTTTCGCCACCGGCGGCCGATGATTCTATGA